In Rattus norvegicus strain BN/NHsdMcwi chromosome 1, GRCr8, whole genome shotgun sequence, a genomic segment contains:
- the Prodh2 gene encoding hydroxyproline dehydrogenase isoform X4, translated as MVWTRLPLYGHSKPSTGGWQPLRFDGGAFHLKRTAELARALLVLRLCAWPPLVTHGLAFQAWSQRLLGSRLSGALLRASIYGQFVAGETAEEVRGCVQQLQAIGLQPLLAVPTEEEPDSAAKTSEAWYEGNLSAMLHCVDLSRAVADAHGPARNSLMQLKVTALTSPRLCKELSAWIQRPRGSSELRPERLAEAMESGRNLQLSCLSTEQNQHLQASLSRLHRVAQHARAQDVRLLVDAEYTFINPALSLLVAALAMRWNSSEEEGPWVWNTYQAYLKDTHERLERDAKAAHEAGLAFGVKLVRGAYLDKERSVTQLHGKEDCTQPDYEATSRRCDVTITLLTPLTKISHKSK; from the exons ATGGTCTGGACGCGTCTGCCGCTGTACGGCCACTCCAAGCCCTCTACAGGTGGCTGGCAGCCCCTGCGCTTTGATGGTGGGGCCTTCCATCTCAAGAGAACCGCAGAACTGGCACGGGCTTTGCTGGTGCTTCGCCTATGCGCCTGGCCCCCTTTGGTCACTCATGGACTAGCG TTTCAGGCCTGGTCTCAGCGACTCCTGGGATCTCGGCTCTCGGGCGCACTTCTCCGAGCATCCATCTATGGACAGTTTGTGGCCGGGGAGACAGCAGAGGAAGTGAGGGGCTGTGTCCAGCAGCTGCAGGCGATAGGACTCCAGCCCCTGTTGGCAGTGCCCACCGAGGAGGAACCAGACTCCGCTGCCAAGACCAG TGAAGCTTGGTATGAGGGGAACCTTAGCGCCATGCTGCACTGTGTGGACTTGTCACGAGCTGTCGCAGACGCCCATGGCCCAGCCAGGAACAGCCTCATGCAGCTGAAGGTGACCGCGCTAACCAGCCCTCGGCTTTGT AAGGAGCTATCGGCTTGGATCCAAAGACCAAGAGGCTCCTCGGAGCTGAGGCCTGAGAGGCTGGCAGAAGCCATGGAGTCAGGTCGG AAcctccagctctcctgcctcagcacggAACAGAATCAACACCTGCAGGCCTCCCTCAGCCGCTTGCACCGAGTGGCACAG CACGCCCGGGCGCAGGATGTGAGGCTGCTGGTGGACGCTGAATACACGTTCATCAACCCTGCCCTGTCCCTGCTGGTGGCTGCCCTGGCTATGCGCTGGAACAGCTCGGAGGAAGAGGGCCCGTGGGTGTGGAACACTTACCAGGCCTATCTGAAG GACACTCACGAACGGCTGGAGCGGGATGCTAAGGCGGCACACGAGGCTGGCCTGGCATTTGGGGTGAAGTTGGTGAGAGGTGCCTATCTGGACAAGGAGAGATCCGTGACACAGCTCCACGGGAAGGAAGACTGTACCCAGCCTGACTATGAGGCCACTAGTCGGAG GTGTG ATGTCACCATTACTCTTCTGACTCCTCTGACAAAAATCTCTCACAAAAGcaagtga
- the Prodh2 gene encoding hydroxyproline dehydrogenase isoform X2: protein MVWTRLPLYGHSKPSTGGWQPLRFDGGAFHLKRTAELARALLVLRLCAWPPLVTHGLAFQAWSQRLLGSRLSGALLRASIYGQFVAGETAEEVRGCVQQLQAIGLQPLLAVPTEEEPDSAAKTSEAWYEGNLSAMLHCVDLSRAVADAHGPARNSLMQLKVTALTSPRLCKELSAWIQRPRGSSELRPERLAEAMESGRNLQLSCLSTEQNQHLQASLSRLHRVAQHARAQDVRLLVDAEYTFINPALSLLVAALAMRWNSSEEEGPWVWNTYQAYLKLQPLSGADAAPRVQPRSPVPPHGGFPQ from the exons ATGGTCTGGACGCGTCTGCCGCTGTACGGCCACTCCAAGCCCTCTACAGGTGGCTGGCAGCCCCTGCGCTTTGATGGTGGGGCCTTCCATCTCAAGAGAACCGCAGAACTGGCACGGGCTTTGCTGGTGCTTCGCCTATGCGCCTGGCCCCCTTTGGTCACTCATGGACTAGCG TTTCAGGCCTGGTCTCAGCGACTCCTGGGATCTCGGCTCTCGGGCGCACTTCTCCGAGCATCCATCTATGGACAGTTTGTGGCCGGGGAGACAGCAGAGGAAGTGAGGGGCTGTGTCCAGCAGCTGCAGGCGATAGGACTCCAGCCCCTGTTGGCAGTGCCCACCGAGGAGGAACCAGACTCCGCTGCCAAGACCAG TGAAGCTTGGTATGAGGGGAACCTTAGCGCCATGCTGCACTGTGTGGACTTGTCACGAGCTGTCGCAGACGCCCATGGCCCAGCCAGGAACAGCCTCATGCAGCTGAAGGTGACCGCGCTAACCAGCCCTCGGCTTTGT AAGGAGCTATCGGCTTGGATCCAAAGACCAAGAGGCTCCTCGGAGCTGAGGCCTGAGAGGCTGGCAGAAGCCATGGAGTCAGGTCGG AAcctccagctctcctgcctcagcacggAACAGAATCAACACCTGCAGGCCTCCCTCAGCCGCTTGCACCGAGTGGCACAG CACGCCCGGGCGCAGGATGTGAGGCTGCTGGTGGACGCTGAATACACGTTCATCAACCCTGCCCTGTCCCTGCTGGTGGCTGCCCTGGCTATGCGCTGGAACAGCTCGGAGGAAGAGGGCCCGTGGGTGTGGAACACTTACCAGGCCTATCTGAAG TTACAGCCGCTGTCTGGAGCTGATGCTGCGCCGCGTGTCCAACCACGGTCCCCGGTGCCACCTCATGGTGGCTTCCCACAATGA
- the Prodh2 gene encoding hydroxyproline dehydrogenase isoform X1, with the protein MVWTRLPLYGHSKPSTGGWQPLRFDGGAFHLKRTAELARALLVLRLCAWPPLVTHGLAFQAWSQRLLGSRLSGALLRASIYGQFVAGETAEEVRGCVQQLQAIGLQPLLAVPTEEEPDSAAKTSEAWYEGNLSAMLHCVDLSRAVADAHGPARNSLMQLKVTALTSPRLCKELSAWIQRPRGSSELRPERLAEAMESGRNLQLSCLSTEQNQHLQASLSRLHRVAQHARAQDVRLLVDAEYTFINPALSLLVAALAMRWNSSEEEGPWVWNTYQAYLKDTHERLERDAKAAHEAGLAFGVKLVRGAYLDKERSVTQLHGKEDCTQPDYEATSRSYSRCLELMLRRVSNHGPRCHLMVASHNEESIRQATRRSSHSLD; encoded by the exons ATGGTCTGGACGCGTCTGCCGCTGTACGGCCACTCCAAGCCCTCTACAGGTGGCTGGCAGCCCCTGCGCTTTGATGGTGGGGCCTTCCATCTCAAGAGAACCGCAGAACTGGCACGGGCTTTGCTGGTGCTTCGCCTATGCGCCTGGCCCCCTTTGGTCACTCATGGACTAGCG TTTCAGGCCTGGTCTCAGCGACTCCTGGGATCTCGGCTCTCGGGCGCACTTCTCCGAGCATCCATCTATGGACAGTTTGTGGCCGGGGAGACAGCAGAGGAAGTGAGGGGCTGTGTCCAGCAGCTGCAGGCGATAGGACTCCAGCCCCTGTTGGCAGTGCCCACCGAGGAGGAACCAGACTCCGCTGCCAAGACCAG TGAAGCTTGGTATGAGGGGAACCTTAGCGCCATGCTGCACTGTGTGGACTTGTCACGAGCTGTCGCAGACGCCCATGGCCCAGCCAGGAACAGCCTCATGCAGCTGAAGGTGACCGCGCTAACCAGCCCTCGGCTTTGT AAGGAGCTATCGGCTTGGATCCAAAGACCAAGAGGCTCCTCGGAGCTGAGGCCTGAGAGGCTGGCAGAAGCCATGGAGTCAGGTCGG AAcctccagctctcctgcctcagcacggAACAGAATCAACACCTGCAGGCCTCCCTCAGCCGCTTGCACCGAGTGGCACAG CACGCCCGGGCGCAGGATGTGAGGCTGCTGGTGGACGCTGAATACACGTTCATCAACCCTGCCCTGTCCCTGCTGGTGGCTGCCCTGGCTATGCGCTGGAACAGCTCGGAGGAAGAGGGCCCGTGGGTGTGGAACACTTACCAGGCCTATCTGAAG GACACTCACGAACGGCTGGAGCGGGATGCTAAGGCGGCACACGAGGCTGGCCTGGCATTTGGGGTGAAGTTGGTGAGAGGTGCCTATCTGGACAAGGAGAGATCCGTGACACAGCTCCACGGGAAGGAAGACTGTACCCAGCCTGACTATGAGGCCACTAGTCGGAG TTACAGCCGCTGTCTGGAGCTGATGCTGCGCCGCGTGTCCAACCACGGTCCCCGGTGCCACCTCATGGTGGCTTCCCACAATGAAGAATCCATTCGCCAGGCAACGAGGCG